The genomic region CAATCCAAGGAATTTTGAGCTTTCACCCGGGATGTGGAGGAGGAGGGAAGGGGTTGAACCTTTGATATAATCTATGCATTTTCGAGATGTGGTGATCAAGCTTAGATGGTTTGGTTCTTTTGGTACTGAAACTAGATTCGATAAATAGGTTATAGTAAATACAAGATTATACCCCACAAAAAATACAAAATTATTAAAAATGTATATTTTCTTAAAAAAATCCTTCTCTGAACATAAAGTAAAGGTATATTTCTCTATTTTTCCATTTTGAAAATCTGGACTTCGGCTTCTGGCTGCTCTAGGCCGTCCGTCTCCGTCCCCGCGTGCGTGTTAGAGATAAGATGTCCTCTTGCCAGTGACCCGGAACGGGGCTAGCTCTCGCCATGGAGCTGCCGCTCTCTGCGCCGCGCGCGCATGCCGCCGCTGCCTTCCCCTGCAGCCCCACTTCTATCTTCCGCCTCCACGGGGCAGCCACTCCCCACAGCCGCGCGCGCCCTCTGCACGCCCGCAGGAACAAGAACTCCAGGGGCGACGCCGCGGAGCCCAAAGTCATCACCATCGGCCGGCCCGGGAAGAAGAGCAAGCGGCGCGGCGACAAGAAGCAGGATCAGCAGCAGCTCCCGGCGGACCAAGAAgacgaagacgacgaggaggacgatgatgaggaggaggacgagagggACGTGGCGATCCCGGAGGTGGTGACGAACCGGATGATGCGGCGGGTGGGGGCGTCGGTGGGGATCCCGCTGGCGCTGGGGCTGGCCTTCTTCCCGGCGTTCTACTACCTGAAGAAGGTGGCGAAGGTGGACGTGCCGAGCTTCATCCCCTACGGGCTGTCCTTCGTCTTCTTCGGGGCGGCGCTGGCCGGCGTGAGCTACGGCATCGTGTCAGCCAGCTGGGATCCCGCCAGAGAGGGCTCCCTGCTCGGCTGGAACGAGGCCCGCCGCAACTGGCCCGTCTTCTGGGAGTCCTTCCGGGGCACCCCTCCTCCGAGCCCTCCTCGCCGGGGACGATGATCATAGGCTGTGGTGGTAACTCGGTTAAGCTTAAGTACTCTTGTCTCCCACAATTTCTTCTTCTTGCTGTACGCCTGTACGTAGCTGTAGATGTTCTTGTGAGCGTGTGTGTGTAATACAATGAGATTTTGTTGGCCAGTCACTCATCAGTAAGAGACGGAGCAGCATAAGTAGAAATCATTCATTACGGCATAATCCAAAGCATATAATTACTGTCAAAATAACTCTAGTCAAAAGGAAGAAAcatccactgctactgctgttacaTATCAATTCCCACGGGACGCACCCAACGAGGCTCGGAACAGCAAAGGCGGTCCTGTACCGCAAAGGGTTGTGCATAAGATCAGGAGGCTTATATTGATATGATCCAACAGCGTCTTGTTTCCCCGGTGTCTACCTCTAGGTGTGAGCCATCATCACTAGTGCCAAGATGGTTACTACTTCATTGATGATCAAATGATGGGTGTGGGAGTGTGATGTCCTGGCTCAGTTTGTCCAGACTCTTCAAGGGGTCATCATCCAAGAACTGGCTGAAGCAATAGCGGCTTTGACCAAAGGTCTGCATTTTGCTGTGTCGGAAGGCTATCGACGAGTGATGATTCTGGCTTCAGATTGTCTGATGGTGGTGAACAAGCTACAGGCCACAGCTAGTTGCTGATTTCTACTTCCATTGCTCTTCAGATTCAGAGTTGTTTCATCTCTCCTGTCAAATGTATCTGCGTCGAGATTGTACAAGAATTTGCCAGTCCTTCAATTTTCATAAGAGTTGAATTCATGATCTCATTGTCCAAGTGAGTAGCTTAGCATTATAATGTTGCATACCTTGCTGCAACGAACCAGCCCTTAAAATGTTTCCTGCTGGTAGTGTTTGCCACCCCGAGTTGATTCTTACATATACATTTTCCTGCTCTAAGTTTCTTCATGTGACAGCAATTGAGGTCACTAACTTCAGTTTTGGCTACAGCCTACGTTCTCCATTTATCGGAT from Triticum aestivum cultivar Chinese Spring chromosome 4A, IWGSC CS RefSeq v2.1, whole genome shotgun sequence harbors:
- the LOC123084817 gene encoding protein PAM68, chloroplastic gives rise to the protein MELPLSAPRAHAAAAFPCSPTSIFRLHGAATPHSRARPLHARRNKNSRGDAAEPKVITIGRPGKKSKRRGDKKQDQQQLPADQEDEDDEEDDDEEEDERDVAIPEVVTNRMMRRVGASVGIPLALGLAFFPAFYYLKKVAKVDVPSFIPYGLSFVFFGAALAGVSYGIVSASWDPAREGSLLGWNEARRNWPVFWESFRGTPPPSPPRRGR